A DNA window from Coffea arabica cultivar ET-39 chromosome 6c, Coffea Arabica ET-39 HiFi, whole genome shotgun sequence contains the following coding sequences:
- the LOC113693765 gene encoding uncharacterized protein — protein MDSSSSMSSPAIMVGDSNNNVSSNNRDGALSPTAAASLRGSMEDDVALSVAAGLAKEAALLFQAGKFAECVSVLKQLLHKKEDDPKILHNIAIAEYFQDGCSDPKKLLEELNNVKKRSEALAHASEEQQTESVGSTSRLAVGSKGNSNVSNSYSVTSSLPVVYTDEFDTSVTIFNTAVIWFHLHEYAKSYRILDALYQNIEPIDEGTALRICLLLLDVALFSNHASRSADVISYVEKVFCANSMTNQVDNGSSLHQPTMVSKSASFSATIPGASNSDSASSANVLESSLSRTLSEEALEDESLQLLSSLDIGGENLPRPSSLQSSNDVSRTQTDDSISTVDLRLKLHLYKVSFLLLTRNIKAAKREVKMAMNIARGKDYTWALYLKSQLEYARGNHRKACKLLMASSNLTEIGISSMYYNNFGCIFYRLGKYHASSVFFSKALRYRSTLLKEKPVKLATFSQVKSWQMAYNSGLSLLSCGKPIHAAQCFYKAGLTYYNRPLLWLRIAECCLMALEKGLLKSNYSSPSDGSDVKVHVVGKGKWRQLALEDGVSRTGKFDSVGRDDFSFGNGRLPELSMSLARQCLLNALHLLESSDSKYLKSGLLSDSAAEGSESGDSSSSKATNYKNLAGGDPKLLNAAVGSGQANTNGEVKEQKGGNGQNTSLLNSVSDYEDICRKENQMIEQALLADMAYVELELENPLKALSTAKSLLKLFECSKIYVFLGHLYEAEALCLLNRPKEAAEHLSVYVTGGSNVQLPYSQDDLEKWSVKKIVDFEEPNGGPSSVNASSSDEFQGFTFLKPEEARGTICANLALLAAELGDPGLVQDVMQATASALNSPHVILATVYLDLLQGKTQDALAKLKQCNRIRFLPGRSTLDGSS, from the exons ATGGATTCTTCTTCGTCGATGTCGTCGCCGGCAATCATGGTTGGGGATAGCAATAATAACGTTAGTAGCAATAACAGAGATGGTGCTTTGTCGCCCACGGCCGCTGCTTCTCTGCGAGGGTCGATGGAGGATGACGTGGCTCTCTCAGTAGCTGCGGGGCTTGCTAAGGAGGCGGCTCTCTTGTTCCAGGCCGGGAAATTTGCGGAGTGTGTCAGTGTGTTGAAgcagctcttgcacaagaaagAGGACGATCCGAag ATTCTTCACAACATTGCTATTGCGGAATACTTTCAAGATGGTTGTTCAGACCCTAAGAAGCTTCTTGAAGAACTCAATAATGTTAAG AAACGAAGTGAAGCACTTGCTCATGCATCTGAGGAACAACAAACAGAGTCAGTCGGCAGCACTAGTAGACTTGCAGTTGGAAGTAAAGGAAATAGTAATGTATCAAATTCATATTCTGTCACAAGTAGCCTGCCTGTTGTCTACACTGATGAATTTGATACTTCGGTTACAATATTTAACACG GCAGTCATCTGGTTCCATCTCCATGAATATGCAAAATCATACAGGATTTTGGATGCATTGTATCAAAATATTGAACCCATAGATGAG GGGACAGCTCTACGTATTTGCCTTCTATTGCTGGATGTAGCATTATTTTCGAACCATGCATCTAGATCTGCT GATGTGATTAGCTATGTGGAGAAAGTATTTTGTGCTAATAGCATGACCAACCAAGTAGATAATGGAAGCTCATTGCATCAACCTACTATGGTGTCAAAATCTGCTTCATTTTCTGCTACAATTCCTGGTGCCTCAAATTCTGATTCAGCTTCTTCTGCAAATGTTTTGGAAAGTTCGTTATCTAGAACTTTATCAGAAGAGGCACTTGAGGATGAATCATTGCAGTTACTATCATCCCTGGATATTGGTGGAGAGAATCTGCCAAGACcatctagtctccaatcttcaAATGATGTTTCAAGGACTCAAACTGACGATTCTATCTCAACGGTTGATCTCAGGCTTAAGTTGCATCTTTACAAAGTCAGTTTTCTGCTCCTTACCAGAAATATCAAGGCAGCTAAGCGTGAAGTTAAGATGGCTATGAATATAGCGCGCGGCAAAGATTATACATGGGCACTTTATCTGAAGTCGCAGCTTGAGTATGCTCGGGGAAATCACCGTAAAGCGTGCAAGCTTTTGATGGCATCAAGTAATCTAACAGAAATCGGAATTTCTAGCATGTATTACAACAACTTTGGCTGCATCTTTTATCGTCTTGGGAAATATCACGCATCAAGTGTATTCTTTTCCAAAGCATTGCGTTACAGGTCAACTTTGTTGAAGGAGAAACCTGTAAAGCTAGCAACTTTCTCACAGGTTAAGTCTTGGCAGATGGCATATAACTCTGGTCTGTCGCTCTTGTCTTGTGGGAAACCAATACATGCTGCTCAATGTTTTTACAAGGCTGGTCTAACTTACTACAACAGGCCTCTCCTGTGGCTGAGAATTGCGGAGTGCTGCCTTATGGCACTGGAGAAGGGGCTTTTGAAGTCCAATTACTCTAGTCCATCTGATGGCTCTGATGTTAAAGTTCATGTTGTTGGTAAGGGAAAATGGAGGCAACTTGCACTGGAAGATGGGGTTTCAAGAACTGGGAAGTTTGATTCTGTTGGGAGAGATGATTTTTCTTTCGGCAACGGTAGACTGCCCGAGTTGTCAATGTCCCTTGCTCGGCAATGTCTTTTAAATGCATTGCACTTGCTTGAAAGCTCTGATTCAAAATATTTGAAGTCTGGTTTGCTTTCTGATTCTGCTGCTGAAGGAAGTGAATCAGGAGACTCGTCGTCTTCCAAGGCCACAAACTACAAGAATCTAGCAGGTGGTGATCCAAAATTATTGAATGCAGCAGTAGGCTCAGGGCAGGCCAACACAAATGGGGAGGTAAAAGAGCAAAAGGGTGGAAATGGTCAAAACACTTCTCTGCTAAACTCTGTGAGTGATTATGAAGATATTTGTAGGAAAGAGAACCAAATGATCGAACAAGCTCTTCTAGCTGATATGGCATACGTAGAGTTAGAACTAGAAAACCCACTAAAGGCTTTGTCAACAGCAAAGTCTCTTTTGAAACTTTTCGAGTGTTCCAAAATATACGTCTTTCTGGGTCACTTGTATGAAGCTGAAGCTCTATGCCTGCTGAACCGGCCAAAGGAAGCTGCTGAGCATTTGTCCGTCTATGTGACTGGTGGAAGCAATGTTCAACTGCCATACAGccaagatgatttggaaaagTGGAGTGTGAAAAAGATAGTGGATTTTGAGGAACCGAATGGTGGGCCTTCATCTGTTAATGCATCgtcttctgatgaatttcaAGGTTTTACGTTCCTCAAGCCTGAAGAAGCTCGTGGAACTATTTGTGCTAATTTAGCTCTCCTGGCCGCAGAACTGGGGGATCCTGGGCTGGTCCAAGATGTTATGCAAGCGACAGCTTCGGCACTAAACAGTCCCCACGTTATTCTTGCTACTGTTTACTTGGATCTTCTGCAGGGGAAGACACAAGATGCTCTTGCCAAGTTGAAACAGTGTAATCGTATTAGATTCCTTCCTGGTAGATCGACGCTGGATGGCTCTAGTTGA
- the LOC140008399 gene encoding uncharacterized protein — MANLRDQLEEIKAMLGARNSSSNPQKPHKSNAYSTLLSLQEQATTTNDDSSSFIQLLGDSANILVSSFGTDILDNDEEIAAQALKCLGFMIYHPSIVPMITGDNAHMILESLFKVITTTRIKSVCNLGVWCISIQQFSAAILDSHFDSLLRIIIYALDNPIGSISITFEAMQSVIKLATLWGEKMRHVSNVWAPPIYRRLVSADKREREITERCLLKVRYLICPTPVTLSKTILLDVKKKLLPAMKELLNLGLKIETMRAWGWYIRFIGPSAMKSKDLVNEMLKLPEQAFSDSDPQVQIAALVAWEAMIDALVLLPVQASEIDAIQICDKPRVKISSWDNYQTDGDRYLKKLKLIMTPLIGITSSKCHLSVHVACLNTWSYLLHKLETSISSDLVIKSVWEPILELILRHGPDNQSVWLWNICLDVLDAFTSARTANSNGGMHNLEKSRLLEKSSACSRKQYAIKWSPWNLSQLDFFIKMIDIVINQASNAAVSLEFRKLAQNAALKLFRSLLRAVQGAVKCISVPYDEIMLCLNTTFTFLKKICEKVTSEDNCFVDFSHASLQLLELVAEEIEPLILESPLYRTALDLKCLDELEPVCKFRSSCEPGLWLISNMDMVSPIVYLSVLYFSVAVKLTSKASDCKSITDRMCRHVKLSLCSHGTLDILSVCVGLLYKYGAFDCLGIWKGLANGLKDYLDDKRNPSLFKMGSKNHGCAVVFHLLSYPFAACSHLQSQQRLQDIIEVWRQLYVSVHRDSPLQCSTDLNFSENLFAILDEYLNDITVTIDSRAKFQQRDKNQDFDMLLLIGNVISCVMEQFVSEVRFIRSTMSNGNNRTSSIFKTSLGFALRFLKLAFAEKETIVPMIQALSSRLFSTLIQFADSLQLKEDIVAFIEAMTSPLLEWLSLVAVNDQKTTDQLQLLWTKVLNSLRKSRPSIKFDSEFLKFQSSLLEKTLDHWNVTISENTINFWNSTYGEQVLLEYPHNLLPVLDKLSRNGKINICKSVLAISGKNGSGVTSNISPQRYSVTARVNSCSKRVELVGDAMNDLQGENKLHLRSKRKRPDLTEHQKEVRQAQQGRARDCNGHGPGVLTYTSADFSQTNEESQESQGIRDADSILEMLRSVP; from the exons ATGGCAAATCTGAGAGATCAATTGGAAGAAATCAAGGCAATGCTGGGAGCACGAAATTCTTCTTCAAATCCTCAAAAACCTCATAAATCAAATGCTTACTCAACACTCTTAAGCCTCCAAGAGCAGGCCACAACTACCAACGACGACTCTTCTTCTTTCATTCAGCTACTCGGAGATTCAGCTAATATTCTTGTCTCCTCATTCGGTACTGACATTTTAGATAACGATGAAGAAAT TGCTGCTCAGGCATTGAAGTGCTTGGGATTTATGATTTATCATCCATCCATTGTTCCAATGATTACAG GTGATAATGCTCATATGATTCTTGAGTCCCTTTTCAAAGTGATTACTACCACCAGGATTAAG TCTGTTTGCAATTTAGGAGTGTGGTGCATATCAATTCAACAGTTCAGTGCGGCAATTTTGGATTCACATTTCGACTCTTTGTTGAGGATAATTATTTATGCCCTTGACAATCCTATTGGTTCTATCTCGATTACATTTGAGGCCATGCAA TCTGTAATAAAGTTGGCAACATTATGGGGTGAAAAGATGAGACATGTGTCAAATGTATGGGCTCCTCCAATTTATAGACGGCTTGTTAGTGCTGATAAACGGGAGAGAGAAATTACGGAGAGATGCTTGCTGAAGGTTAGGTATTTGATATGTCCTACGCCAGTAACCCTTTCCAAG ACTATTCTCTTAGATGTGAAGAAAAAATTGCTTCCCGCCATGAAAGAATTATTGAATCTTGGCCTGAAGATTGAGACCATGCGAGCATGGGGATGGTATATCCGTTTTATTGGACCTTCAGCAATGAAAAGCAAAGATTTAGTCAATGAAATGTTGAAACTTCCTGAGCAAGCATTTTCTGATTCTGACCCACAAGTTCAGATTGCTGCCCTG GTCGCCTGGGAAGCTATGATCGATGCTTTAGTTCTACTTCCAGTCCAAGCTTCTGAGATTGATGCAATTCAAATATGTGATAAACCACGTGTGAAAATATCATCATGGGATAATTATCAGACCGATGGAGATagatatttgaaaaaattaaagctTATAATGACACCCCTAATAGGAATCACGTCAAGCAAATGTCATTTATCTGTGCATGTAGCCTGCCTCAACACATGGTCTTATCTGCTACACAAACTGGAGACTTCTATCAGCTCTGATTTGGTGATAAAATCTGTCTGGGAGCCCATCCTTGAACTCATTTTGCGACATGGACCTGATAATCAAAGTGTCTGGTTATGGAACATTTGCTTGGATGTGCTTGATGCTTTTACTTCAGCAAGAACTGCAAACTCAAATGGTGGCATGCATAATCTGGAGAAGAGTAGGTTATTGGAAAAAAGCTCAGCATGCTCACGGAAGCAGTATGCAATTAAATGGTCACCTTGGAATCTGAGCCAGCTTGATTTCTTTATTAAGATGATTGATATTGTCATTAACCAAGCTTCAAATGCTGCTGTTTCCCTTGAATTCAGAAAGTTGGCACAAAATGCTGCCTTAAAGTTATTCAGATCTCTTTTGAGAGCAGTTCAAGGTGCTGTAAAATGCATTTCTGTACCTTATGATGAAATTATGCTGTGTCTGAATAcaacttttacatttttgaaGAAGATTTGTGAAAAAGTGACTTCAGAAGATAATTGTTTTGTTGATTTCTCTCATGCTTCCCTCCAGCTTTTGGAGTTGGTCGCTGAGGAGATAGAACCCTTGATATTGGAATCTCCTCTATACAGAACAGCACTAGATCTAAAGTGCCTTGATGAGTTAGAACCAGTTTGTAAATTTAGATCATCATGTGAACCAGGTTTGTGGCTCATTTCAAATATGGACATGGTTTCTCCAATTGTGTATTTGAGTGTGCTTTATTTCTCAGTGGCTGTGAAGTTAACTTCTAAGGCTTCAGACTGCAAATCCATAACAGACAGGATGTGCAGACATGTAAAGTTGTCCTTATGTTCTCATGGTACTCTGGATATTCTCTCTGTCTGTGTTGGTTTGTTGTACAAGTACGGGGCTTTTGATTGTTTAGGCATTTGGAAAGGTCTTGCTAATGGTCTTAAAGATTATTTAGATGACAAGAGAAACCCCTCACTTTTCAAAATGGGATCAAAGAACCATGGTTGTGCTGTAGTATTTCATCTCCTATCCTATCCTTTTGCTGCATGCTCACACTTGCAGAGCCAGCAACGGCTTCAGGATATTATTGAAGTGTGGAGACAGTTATATGTTTCTGTTCATCGTGATTCCCCACTGCAGTGTTCGActgatttgaatttttctgagaATCTGTTTGCAATATTGGATGAGTACTTAAATGATATTACTGTGACAATTGACAGTCGAGCTAAGTTTCAGCAACGGGACAAGAATCAGGATTTTGACATGCTTTTATTGATTGGAAATGTGATTTCTTGTGTTATGGAGCAATTTGTTTCAGAAGTGCGCTTCATACGAAGTACAATGAGCAATGGCAATAATAGGACTTCCAGCATTTTCAAAACTAGCTTGGGATTTGCTTTGAG GTTCCTGAAGCTGGCTTTTGCAGAAAAAGAAACCATCGTGCCAATGATACAGGCTCTATCTTCAAG GTTGTTCTCAACATTGATCCAGTTTGCAGACAGCCTTCAATTGAAAGAAGATATTGTTGCATTCATTGAG GCTATGACAAGTCCATTACTTGAGTGGCTATCATTGGTGGCAGTTAATGATCAGAAGACCACCGATCAGCTTCAACTTTTATGGACTAAAGTCCTGAATAGCTTGCGGAAGAGTAGGCCCTCAATTAAGTTTGATTCCGAATTCCTAAAATTTCAATCATCTCTTCTTGAAAAAACTCTTGACCACTGGAACGTCACCATCTCTGAGAACACCATCAACTTCTGGAACTCTACATATGGTGAACAAGTACTTCTAGAGTACCCTCATAACTTGCTACCAGTCTTGGACAAACTTTCACgaaatggaaaaataaacaTCTGCAAAAGCGTCTTGGCAATTAGTGGAAAGAATGGTTCTGGAGTAACAAGCAACATCTCTCCTCAGCGATATTCTGTGACTGCAAGAGTAAATAGCTGTTCGAAAAGAGTTGAACTTGTGGGGGATGCCATGAATGATTTGCAGGGTGAGAATAAGCTGCATTTGAGGTCAAAGAGAAAACGGCCTGATTTAACAGAACATCAAAAGGAAGTAAGACAAGCACAGCAAGGACGTGCAAGGGATTGTAATGGACATGGCCCAGGAGTACTAACTTATACTAGTGCTGATTTCTCTCAAACTAATGAAGAATCACAGGAAAGCCAGGGCATTAGAGATGCAGATTCCATCCTGGAGATGTTAAGAAGTGTTCCttga